A DNA window from Arachis hypogaea cultivar Tifrunner chromosome 18, arahy.Tifrunner.gnm2.J5K5, whole genome shotgun sequence contains the following coding sequences:
- the LOC112771874 gene encoding pentatricopeptide repeat-containing protein At1g06270 isoform X1: MVFAATMHRFLLPFHPLLNQCHLVRSVSSLQKLEKDIRAEVEAKNYVKIPDLLIPLESCHSSKNNPFSFFSSFSQNMQVQVIDEMLQSFIPLRPRSKPKIALSFLLTYTLQSSHPLPIALAVLQRTLRSGCFPVPQTHVLLTSAWLDHRCLSHSVANVLLEMQSIGYHPDCGTCNYLLSSLCAVGQLAEAVKVLNGMGGAGCIPDFNSYGIVIGAISRARKTAEAVDLMKQMVVKYGLTPGQGTLVKLFAALRANREIWKAVEIIELLEKEGHSVGFESYEAVIEGCLEKHEYVLAGKVAMGMTERGFIPYIKARQKIIEGLASIGEWKIACAVRQRFTSLKS, translated from the coding sequence ATGGTGTTTGCAGCTACAATGCATAGGTTTCTTTTACCTTTCCACCCTCTTTTGAACCAGTGCCATTTGGTACGTTCGGTGTCATCACTGCAAAAGCTTGAGAAGGATATTAGAGCTGAAGTGGAAGCCAAAAACTATGTTAAAATCCCTGACCTTCTCATTCCCTTAGAGTCCTGTCATAGTTCAAAGAataatcctttttctttcttttcttcattttcccAGAACATGCAAGTGCAAGTTATTGATGAAATGTTGCAATCTTTTATACCTCTCAGACCTCGCTCTAAGCCTAAGATAGCCCTTTCCTTCTTGCTAACTTACACCCTCCAAAGTTCTCATCCGCTCCCAATTGCACTTGCTGTCTTACAACGGACTCTGCGTTCTGGCTGCTTTCCAGTTCCTCAGACACATGTTCTCCTCACTTCTGCTTGGTTGGATCACCGTTGTCTCTCTCATTCTGTAGCTAATGTTTTGCTTGAGATGCAATCAATTGGATATCATCCTGACTGTGGGACTTGTAATTATCTACTATCGTCTCTTTGTGCAGTTGGTCAATTGGCAGAGGCAGTTAAAGTCTTGAATGGCATGGGTGGAGCAGGATGTATTCCCGATTTTAATAGTTATGGCATTGTAATTGGTGCAATAAGCAGAGCCAGAAAGACTGCTGAGGCAGTGGACTTGATGAAGCAAATGGTTGTGAAATATGGGTTGACTCCAGGACAGGGAACACTAGTGAAATTGTTTGCAGCATTGCGGGCAAACAGGGAGATATGGAAAGCTGTTGAGATTATTGAGTTACTGGAGAAAGAGGGTCACTCTGTTGGGTTCGAGAGTTATGAGGCAGTCATTGAAGGGTGCTTGGAGAAACATGAGTATGTTTTAGCTGGAAAGGTTGCAATGGGAATGACAGAAAGAGGTTTTATACCATATATCAAGGCCAGGCAGAAAATAATTGAAGGCCTAGCTAGCATAGGAGAGTGGAAGATAGCTTGTGCTGTGAGACAAAGATTCACATCACTAAAATCTTAG
- the LOC112772591 gene encoding basic leucine zipper 34, with the protein MAQLPPKIPNMSPTWPDFPSPQKMPPPSLNASQYQLPQNPSWVDEFLDFSSARRGAHRRSVSDSITFLEVPLLAGENCRGDGAVPPRDNEESEFEKFDDEQFMSMFTDEIANGGGIPMPPTMSSSNTTSDEKETSYQNEVNVKKNSKDEQEQEMKLNLKNEADEVESQCKVEEESNNALPSNNTNNLASSNDRITDPKRVKRILANRQSAQRSRVRKLQYISELERSVTSLQAEVSVLSPRVAFLDHQRLLLNVDNSAIKQRIAALAQDKIFKDAHQEALKREIERLRQVYHQQNLQKMENNNNAPCSSPLRASPPSPSPSPRQNEQILNV; encoded by the exons ATGGCGCAATTGCCTCCCAAGATTCCAAATATGTCGCCAACCTGGCCGGACTTCCCTTCCCCTCAGAAAATGCCACCGCCGTCTCTCAATGCAAGCCAATATCAGCTTCCTCAGAACCCGTCCTGGGTGGACGAGTTCCTAGACTTCTCCTCTGCCAGACGAGGCGCGCATCGCAGGTCGGTGAGCGACTCGATCACCTTCCTGGAGGTGCCGTTGCTGGCAGGGGAAAATTGTCGCGGGGACGGTGCCGTCCCCCCAAGGGATAATGAGGAGAGTGAATTCGAAAAGTTCGACGATGAACAATTCATGTCGATGTTCACGGACGAGATTGCTAATGGTGGGGGTATTCCGATGCCGCCAACGATGTCGTCTTCAAACACTACAAGCGACGAGAAAGAAACGAGTTACCAGAATGAGGTTAATGTGAAGAAGAATTCGAAGGATGAGCAAGAACAGgaaatgaaattgaatttgaagaaTGAAGCAGATGAGGTTGAAAGCCAATGTAAAGTGGAAGAAGAAAGTAATAATGCGCTGCCTTCAAACAACACCAACAATCTTGCTTCTTCCAATGACCGAATTACTGATCCCAAGAGAGTCAAAAG AATTTTGGCAAATAGACAATCTGCACAAAGATCGAGAGTGAGAAAGCTGCAATACATATCAGAATTAGAGAGGAGTGTAACTTCATTACAG GCGGAAGTTTCAGTGCTGTCACCACGGGTTGCATTCTTAGATCATCAGCGTTTGCTTCTAAATGTTGACAATAGTGCTATTAAGCAAAGAATCGCCGCCCTTGCCCAAGACAAGATTTTCAAAGATG CTCATCAAGAAGCACTGAAGAGGGAGATAGAGAGACTGAGGCAAGTGTATCACCAACAGAACCTTCAGAAGATGGAAAACAATAACAATGCACCATGCTCATCACCGTTACGAGCGTCGCCGCCGTCGCCATCGCCGTCGCCAAGGCAGAATGAACAGATTCTCAATGTTTGA
- the LOC112769579 gene encoding uncharacterized protein has translation MEEENDTPLLNANGNQPFANLTHQEPKTRFMTRTLKPVPFKPSKNLNFARHEKLLRRIGLWDFAHLEFDRHIRVDLIEQLVDSYEPSLRCGYVNGVRVSANRTQLGIALKLLPLKEEKGEIFGQVLEGLDFAESVQFLEEFMWNWMVLDDDDDDDEGVMVMPDEVLECESLIREGHFGKVDWVGLIWSMVEREMREVGLVKCYYASHLQLLIQVQCEELLKEVPLVIEVDDEFQEHNTELSSGNVKLQKKSIEGDEEILDFGLDDHLGKPILLQCDVNVNSFDYGKEKDDEEYENDSLELNSERDFISSQDDLEMTSGSLFVGKGHKRAIELDYDNTNLSLSGNNKKLRIDNNPCNNAEPVDFDACMARMQDWMGKAALMYATKNRSCEDSAMSLQNLLNEIQNRDNKIEDLRRTMVDERKKGQMNLYRLQKELDMMASLLEEYRKALRETHKAFAEYRAIIKHKPITKKGQLKKKHLAIEQSLKEDHVKTIA, from the coding sequence ATGGAAGAAGAAAACGACACTCCTCTTCTCAACGCAAACGGCAACCAACCCTTCGCGAACCTAACCCATCAGGAACCGAAGACCCGGTTCATGACCCGAACACTCAAACCTGTTCCTTTCAAACCTTCTAAAAACCTCAACTTTGCGCGCCACGAGAAGCTCTTAAGGCGAATCGGTCTCTGGGACTTCGCGCATCTCGAATTCGATCGCCACATTCGGGTTGATCTCATAGAACAGCTTGTAGATAGTTACGAACCTTCCCTACGATGCGGTTACGTCAACGGTGTTAGGGTTTCGGCGAATCGAACTCAATTGGGGATAGCGCTGAAGCTGCTGCCCCTGAAGGAGGAGAAAGGTGAGATTTTTGGACAAGTGTTGGAAGGTTTGGACTTTGCTGAATCGGTTCAATTCCTTGAGGAGTTTATGTGGAATTGGATGGTtctggatgatgatgatgatgatgatgagggtgtGATGGTGATGCCTGATGAAGTTTTGGAGTGTGAAAGTTTGATCAGGGAAGGCCATTTTGGGAAGGTTGATTGGGTTGGGTTGATATGGAGCATGGTAGAGAGGGAGATGAGGGAGGTTGGGTTGGTTAAGTGTTACTATGCCTCTCATTTGCAGCTCTTGATCCAGGTGCAATGTGAGGAGTTGTTGAAGGAAGTTCCTTTGGTAATAGAGGTTGATGATGAGTTTCAGGAGCATAATACTGAACTCAGTTCAGGGAATGTTAAATTACAAAAGAAGAGTATTGAAGGGGACGAGGAAATTTTGGATTTTGGTTTGGATGATCATCTGGGTAAGCCGATTTTGCTGCAATGTGATGTTAATGTGAATAGTTTCGACTACGGGAAAGAGAAAGATGATGAAGAGTATGAGAATGATTCTTTGGAGTTGAATTCTGAAAGAGACTTTATCTCTTCTCAGGATGATCTTGAAATGACTTCCGGAAGTTTATTTGTTGGTAAGGGTCACAAGAGAGCAATTGAATTGGATTATGATAACACAAATCTTTCTTTGAGTGGCAATAACAAGAAGCTGAGAATAGATAATAATCCATGTAATAATGCTGAGCCTGTTGACTTTGATGCCTGTATGGCACGGATGCAAGATTGGATGGGGAAGGCTGCATTGATGTATGCAACAAAGAACAGGTCTTGTGAAGACTCTGCAATGAGTCTACAGAACCTACTAAACGAGATTCAGAACCGCGACAACAAGATAGAGGATTTGCGCAGGACAATGGTGGATGAAAGAAAGAAGGGACAGATGAATTTGTATAGACTACAGAAGGAACTTGACATGATGGCAAGTCTTCTGGAGGAATACAGAAAGGCCTTGAGGGAAACTCACAAGGCTTTTGCCGAATACAGAGCAATCATCAAGCACAAGCCGATCACCAAGAAGGgacagttgaagaagaagcatTTGGCCATTGAACAGAGCTTGAAGGAGGACCACGTAAAAacaattgcatga
- the LOC112771874 gene encoding pentatricopeptide repeat-containing protein At1g06270 isoform X2, with protein MHRFLLPFHPLLNQCHLVRSVSSLQKLEKDIRAEVEAKNYVKIPDLLIPLESCHSSKNNPFSFFSSFSQNMQVQVIDEMLQSFIPLRPRSKPKIALSFLLTYTLQSSHPLPIALAVLQRTLRSGCFPVPQTHVLLTSAWLDHRCLSHSVANVLLEMQSIGYHPDCGTCNYLLSSLCAVGQLAEAVKVLNGMGGAGCIPDFNSYGIVIGAISRARKTAEAVDLMKQMVVKYGLTPGQGTLVKLFAALRANREIWKAVEIIELLEKEGHSVGFESYEAVIEGCLEKHEYVLAGKVAMGMTERGFIPYIKARQKIIEGLASIGEWKIACAVRQRFTSLKS; from the coding sequence ATGCATAGGTTTCTTTTACCTTTCCACCCTCTTTTGAACCAGTGCCATTTGGTACGTTCGGTGTCATCACTGCAAAAGCTTGAGAAGGATATTAGAGCTGAAGTGGAAGCCAAAAACTATGTTAAAATCCCTGACCTTCTCATTCCCTTAGAGTCCTGTCATAGTTCAAAGAataatcctttttctttcttttcttcattttcccAGAACATGCAAGTGCAAGTTATTGATGAAATGTTGCAATCTTTTATACCTCTCAGACCTCGCTCTAAGCCTAAGATAGCCCTTTCCTTCTTGCTAACTTACACCCTCCAAAGTTCTCATCCGCTCCCAATTGCACTTGCTGTCTTACAACGGACTCTGCGTTCTGGCTGCTTTCCAGTTCCTCAGACACATGTTCTCCTCACTTCTGCTTGGTTGGATCACCGTTGTCTCTCTCATTCTGTAGCTAATGTTTTGCTTGAGATGCAATCAATTGGATATCATCCTGACTGTGGGACTTGTAATTATCTACTATCGTCTCTTTGTGCAGTTGGTCAATTGGCAGAGGCAGTTAAAGTCTTGAATGGCATGGGTGGAGCAGGATGTATTCCCGATTTTAATAGTTATGGCATTGTAATTGGTGCAATAAGCAGAGCCAGAAAGACTGCTGAGGCAGTGGACTTGATGAAGCAAATGGTTGTGAAATATGGGTTGACTCCAGGACAGGGAACACTAGTGAAATTGTTTGCAGCATTGCGGGCAAACAGGGAGATATGGAAAGCTGTTGAGATTATTGAGTTACTGGAGAAAGAGGGTCACTCTGTTGGGTTCGAGAGTTATGAGGCAGTCATTGAAGGGTGCTTGGAGAAACATGAGTATGTTTTAGCTGGAAAGGTTGCAATGGGAATGACAGAAAGAGGTTTTATACCATATATCAAGGCCAGGCAGAAAATAATTGAAGGCCTAGCTAGCATAGGAGAGTGGAAGATAGCTTGTGCTGTGAGACAAAGATTCACATCACTAAAATCTTAG